A section of the Roseivirga sp. BDSF3-8 genome encodes:
- a CDS encoding mucoidy inhibitor MuiA family protein produces the protein MKRLLLTLLSLPLITGFTRAQDKITLTSHIQKVTVFIEGAQVDRKVPVYLTPGMHEVTIPDLTPLLSAGTLQTKGTDNIDIVSVKTGKSYEEKKEHSHKEDSINAKINEGKNRLALLESTLQILEEEKAMLLENKELPSEGSDSWAENLEKAANFYRQRLKDISSESLDVRLEIDSIGRVIALSKKRLVTLPTEKPVEKTEVYLEIRVNRMIRDTLQLSYQVAQARWFPEYDFRVNDLRSPLKIEYKASISQQTGEDWKNVKMVVNTGSPNQASQAPHASTWWIRPYSPTYRQKQVSIGSTDYYDGSVSGIVVDSNGEPLPGVTVMVPSTSIGTVTDVEGRYSLQVPQGSNNLAYSFVGMQSVTHPIDGNLINVKMEEDVTQLSEVVVTGMAGSASGINTRALNRGPIRIRGNATLAAGSSHHTSIRGSYGMEDNIQDLDGTTESLSFSPSPKEFEIQQTFSLKSHPEPKKIRLESYQVDAEYSYFALPRKDKRAYLQANITDWQRLNMLDGTANLFLENTFLGRIPFMKDQLDDTLQIDLGPDPKVQVGYETVKDLSGTQFFGNKKKENRVYEIKVKNNRLFPVSVKVVDLIPKPMMESIKVERIGESGDYDEEEGTVTWSLNLKPSEVETLRTGFELKHPSGIALHLE, from the coding sequence ATGAAGAGATTATTGCTTACCCTGCTAAGCCTGCCTTTGATAACAGGCTTCACTCGTGCTCAGGACAAAATTACACTTACCAGTCATATACAAAAGGTTACGGTGTTTATAGAAGGTGCCCAGGTGGACAGAAAGGTTCCTGTGTATCTCACACCAGGCATGCACGAAGTAACCATTCCTGATCTTACCCCCCTACTCTCTGCCGGAACCTTGCAGACAAAGGGCACGGATAACATAGACATCGTGTCCGTAAAAACAGGCAAAAGCTACGAGGAAAAGAAAGAGCATTCTCATAAAGAGGACTCTATAAATGCCAAAATTAATGAGGGCAAGAACCGGTTAGCTTTATTAGAAAGTACCCTTCAGATATTAGAAGAGGAAAAGGCCATGCTGCTGGAAAATAAGGAACTGCCCAGTGAGGGCAGCGATTCATGGGCTGAAAACCTCGAGAAAGCAGCCAACTTTTACCGTCAGAGACTTAAAGATATAAGTAGCGAAAGCCTGGATGTGAGGCTTGAAATAGACAGTATAGGTCGTGTCATAGCGCTCAGTAAGAAGAGGCTGGTTACCCTGCCAACCGAGAAGCCGGTAGAAAAAACAGAGGTTTATCTTGAAATAAGAGTCAATCGCATGATCAGAGATACACTGCAACTTAGCTACCAGGTGGCTCAGGCCCGCTGGTTTCCTGAATATGACTTCAGAGTTAATGACCTGCGTAGTCCACTCAAAATAGAGTACAAGGCCAGCATAAGTCAGCAAACCGGAGAAGACTGGAAAAATGTAAAGATGGTGGTAAATACAGGCTCCCCAAACCAGGCAAGTCAGGCACCACATGCCAGTACGTGGTGGATCAGACCTTACAGCCCCACTTACAGGCAGAAACAAGTGAGTATCGGCTCTACAGACTACTATGATGGGTCAGTATCTGGCATTGTAGTCGATTCAAATGGTGAACCTCTCCCGGGCGTAACCGTTATGGTCCCCTCCACTTCCATTGGTACGGTAACTGATGTGGAAGGTCGCTACAGCCTTCAGGTACCTCAGGGCAGCAACAACCTGGCTTATTCTTTTGTGGGCATGCAATCCGTAACACACCCTATTGATGGAAATCTCATAAATGTGAAGATGGAGGAGGATGTGACACAGTTAAGCGAGGTAGTGGTCACCGGGATGGCAGGTAGTGCCAGTGGAATAAATACACGAGCCCTCAATAGAGGCCCCATAAGAATACGGGGAAATGCTACACTAGCCGCAGGCTCATCACATCACACCAGTATTCGCGGAAGCTATGGTATGGAAGATAACATACAGGACTTAGACGGGACTACCGAAAGCCTGAGCTTTTCTCCTTCTCCCAAAGAATTCGAAATCCAGCAAACATTTAGTTTAAAAAGTCACCCTGAACCTAAGAAGATACGACTTGAAAGCTACCAGGTAGATGCTGAATACAGCTACTTTGCTCTACCCCGGAAGGATAAGCGCGCCTACCTGCAGGCCAATATTACGGACTGGCAGCGTCTTAACATGCTGGACGGCACCGCAAACCTTTTTCTTGAAAACACCTTCCTCGGCCGAATTCCCTTCATGAAAGACCAATTGGATGACACACTGCAAATAGACCTCGGGCCAGATCCAAAAGTGCAGGTGGGGTACGAAACCGTCAAAGATCTCAGTGGCACACAGTTCTTCGGCAATAAGAAAAAGGAAAACCGCGTGTATGAGATAAAAGTGAAGAACAATCGCCTATTCCCCGTCTCCGTTAAAGTAGTTGACCTTATCCCAAAACCCATGATGGAGAGT